Proteins found in one Dermacentor silvarum isolate Dsil-2018 chromosome 8, BIME_Dsil_1.4, whole genome shotgun sequence genomic segment:
- the LOC119460578 gene encoding aspartyl/asparaginyl beta-hydroxylase isoform X2, which translates to MSDREVRSRKKRKAALEKADEGSKEKHKPQKHSDSELEDDASVTEPSATARIAFLVVFIALAMMVGAIFLALQSSSSLNAFYNEAEREANEDFIVAQEEMEVESQHYATDVEGSSELEPSVQSKEQSINLGTFSIDPTEPLQAPENAAFDSSQTSTLTQNFESFQTTDHTEGPVGQTSETVSSTLTETDVLSSTEILQPSEASEIKQDESAQALSLEATKVSEASSPPASEVATSTLETMALNADPLEEQAAITNEYDARIQKDLQESEELVEQSPEKALEKFKQLLQTHPQSPRANYGKALALEKVAELRKSNSILEQSIQAYLDVMKLPKVPHELYLRAGNKAVDRMRFRGIFTKAIKLQAEMSSKFPDNIGIKNQMAVSYLMIGQGKVAAGLLEQVLKQDPKNGFAKVHYGFILKTERNDLEGGIKYMSEGIATKEPGVIDGRFYLHLGDALQRTGQNDKALDAYKEGVKEGLFASVYQRSLYSVDGLKAQPWWDPKETPYASSVKELEKHWIDIKNEALSLMTDKGFKPEAENLRDSGDWKQFEIFARGHKIERNCRLAPKTCALISQIPDAAGCKRGQAKFSVMHPGTHVWAHVGPTNCRLRSHLGLVVPAKVRIRVANETREWKEGKMLMFDDSFEHEVWHEGDSLRLVLIVDFWHPDLSASQKASLSPI; encoded by the exons ATGTCGGACCGCGAAGTTCGTTCCCGCAAGAAGCGCAAAGCAGCGCTGGAGAAAG CTGACGAAGGTTCCAAGGAAAAGCATAAACCCCAAAAGCACTCAGATTCTGAGTTAGAAGATGACGCGTCAGTTACTGAACCGAGTGCAACAGCAAGAATTGCGTTCTTGGTTGTTTTCATCGCCCTGGCCATGATGGTTGGAGCTATCTTTTTGGCACTGCAGAGTTCGTCAT CTTTAAATGCATTTTATAATGAAGCTGAGCGTGAAGCAAATGAAGACTTCATAGTTGCCCAAGAAGAAATGGAAGTTGAAAGTCAGCATTATGCTACTGATGTG GAGGGATCTAGTGAATTAGAGCCAAGTGTCCAAAGTAAAGAGCAAAGCATCAACTTGGGAACCTTCAGCATAG ATCCCACAGAGCCGCTGCAGGCTCCTGAGAATGCAGCGTTTGACAGTAGCCAGACAAGCACACTGACACAGAACTTTGAGTCGTTCCAGACCACAGACCATACGGAAGGGCCTGTTGGGCAGACATCGGAAACGGTATCATCAACGCTTACGGAAACAGATGTCCTAAGCTCTACTGAAATACTACAGCCTTCAGAGGCTTCAGAGATTAAGCAGGATGAAAGTGCCCAGGCATTGTCCTTAGAGGCAACAAAAGTATCTG AGGCTTCTTCACCTCCAGCATCAGAGGTGGCCACATCTACATTGGAAACAATGGCTTTGAATGCAGATCCACTTGAAGAACAGGCTGCTATCACAAATGAGTATGATGCAAGGATTCAGAAGGATCTCCAAGAATCTGAAGAGCTAGTTGAGCAG TCCCCTGAAAAGGCTCTTGAGAAGTTTAAGCAGCTTCTCCAAACCCACCCACAAAGTCCCAGAGCCAACTATGGCAAAGCACTGGCCTTGGAGAAGGTTGCTGAACTGAGGAAGAGCAATTCGATTCTGGAACAGAGCATCCAGGCTTACTTGGATGTGATGAAGTTGCCGAAGGTACCCCATGAGTTGTACCTCAGGGCGGGAAACAAAGCTGTGGATCGCATGCGCTTCCGAG GAATTTTCACCAAAGCTATAAAACTGCAGGCGGAAATGAGCAGCAAGTTCCCAGATAATATTGGAATCAAGAATCAAATGGCAGTTTCTTACCTCATGATTGGGCAAGGAAAAGTTGCTGCTGGGCTGCTTGAACAG GTTTTGAAACAAGACCCAAAAAATGGGTTTGCCAAGGTGCACTATGGTTTCATATTGAAGACTGAAAGGAATGACTTGGAAGGTGGCATCAAGTATATGAGCGAAGGCATCGCAACCAAGGAGCCAGGCGTCATAGACGGTCGGTTTTACTTGCACCTAGGAGATGCCCTCCAGAGAACTGGACAGAATGATAAG GCCCTGGACGCCTACAAAGAAGGAGTCAAGGAGGGGCTCTTTGCATCTGTTTACCAGCGCTCTCTCTACAGCGTTGACGGCCTGAAAGCTCAGCCATGGTGGGACCCAAAGGAAACACCTTATGCATCAAGTGTGAAG GAGCTGGAAAAGCACTGGATTGACATAAAAAATGAAGCACTCTCTCTAATGACTGACAAAGGTTTTAAACCTGAAGCTGAGAACCTGAGGGACTCGGGAGATTGGAAGCAGTTTGAAATTTTTGCAAGAG GTCATAAGATTGAGAGGAACTGCAGATTGGCTCCTAAAACATGTGCACTCATAAGCCAGATACCAGATGCTGCAGGCTGTAAAAGAGGACAG GCAAAATTTTCTGTCATGCACCCAGGCACCCACGTTTGGGCACATGTGGGGCCAACAAACTGCAGGCTTCGCTCACACCTTGGACTTGTTGTGCCAGCTAAAGTTCGTATCCGAGTTGCCAATGAGACAAG GGAATGGAAAGAAGGCAAAATGCTGATGTTTGACGACTCTTTTGAGCATGAAGTTTGGCACGAAGGGGACAGCTTGCGGCTAGTGCTCATCGTCGACTTCTGGCATCCTGATTTGTCAGCAAGTCAAAAAGCCAGCTTGTCGCCAATCTAG
- the LOC119460578 gene encoding aspartyl/asparaginyl beta-hydroxylase isoform X1 produces MSDREVRSRKKRKAALEKGTADEGSKEKHKPQKHSDSELEDDASVTEPSATARIAFLVVFIALAMMVGAIFLALQSSSSLNAFYNEAEREANEDFIVAQEEMEVESQHYATDVEGSSELEPSVQSKEQSINLGTFSIDPTEPLQAPENAAFDSSQTSTLTQNFESFQTTDHTEGPVGQTSETVSSTLTETDVLSSTEILQPSEASEIKQDESAQALSLEATKVSEASSPPASEVATSTLETMALNADPLEEQAAITNEYDARIQKDLQESEELVEQSPEKALEKFKQLLQTHPQSPRANYGKALALEKVAELRKSNSILEQSIQAYLDVMKLPKVPHELYLRAGNKAVDRMRFRGIFTKAIKLQAEMSSKFPDNIGIKNQMAVSYLMIGQGKVAAGLLEQVLKQDPKNGFAKVHYGFILKTERNDLEGGIKYMSEGIATKEPGVIDGRFYLHLGDALQRTGQNDKALDAYKEGVKEGLFASVYQRSLYSVDGLKAQPWWDPKETPYASSVKELEKHWIDIKNEALSLMTDKGFKPEAENLRDSGDWKQFEIFARGHKIERNCRLAPKTCALISQIPDAAGCKRGQAKFSVMHPGTHVWAHVGPTNCRLRSHLGLVVPAKVRIRVANETREWKEGKMLMFDDSFEHEVWHEGDSLRLVLIVDFWHPDLSASQKASLSPI; encoded by the exons ATGTCGGACCGCGAAGTTCGTTCCCGCAAGAAGCGCAAAGCAGCGCTGGAGAAAG gaACAGCTGACGAAGGTTCCAAGGAAAAGCATAAACCCCAAAAGCACTCAGATTCTGAGTTAGAAGATGACGCGTCAGTTACTGAACCGAGTGCAACAGCAAGAATTGCGTTCTTGGTTGTTTTCATCGCCCTGGCCATGATGGTTGGAGCTATCTTTTTGGCACTGCAGAGTTCGTCAT CTTTAAATGCATTTTATAATGAAGCTGAGCGTGAAGCAAATGAAGACTTCATAGTTGCCCAAGAAGAAATGGAAGTTGAAAGTCAGCATTATGCTACTGATGTG GAGGGATCTAGTGAATTAGAGCCAAGTGTCCAAAGTAAAGAGCAAAGCATCAACTTGGGAACCTTCAGCATAG ATCCCACAGAGCCGCTGCAGGCTCCTGAGAATGCAGCGTTTGACAGTAGCCAGACAAGCACACTGACACAGAACTTTGAGTCGTTCCAGACCACAGACCATACGGAAGGGCCTGTTGGGCAGACATCGGAAACGGTATCATCAACGCTTACGGAAACAGATGTCCTAAGCTCTACTGAAATACTACAGCCTTCAGAGGCTTCAGAGATTAAGCAGGATGAAAGTGCCCAGGCATTGTCCTTAGAGGCAACAAAAGTATCTG AGGCTTCTTCACCTCCAGCATCAGAGGTGGCCACATCTACATTGGAAACAATGGCTTTGAATGCAGATCCACTTGAAGAACAGGCTGCTATCACAAATGAGTATGATGCAAGGATTCAGAAGGATCTCCAAGAATCTGAAGAGCTAGTTGAGCAG TCCCCTGAAAAGGCTCTTGAGAAGTTTAAGCAGCTTCTCCAAACCCACCCACAAAGTCCCAGAGCCAACTATGGCAAAGCACTGGCCTTGGAGAAGGTTGCTGAACTGAGGAAGAGCAATTCGATTCTGGAACAGAGCATCCAGGCTTACTTGGATGTGATGAAGTTGCCGAAGGTACCCCATGAGTTGTACCTCAGGGCGGGAAACAAAGCTGTGGATCGCATGCGCTTCCGAG GAATTTTCACCAAAGCTATAAAACTGCAGGCGGAAATGAGCAGCAAGTTCCCAGATAATATTGGAATCAAGAATCAAATGGCAGTTTCTTACCTCATGATTGGGCAAGGAAAAGTTGCTGCTGGGCTGCTTGAACAG GTTTTGAAACAAGACCCAAAAAATGGGTTTGCCAAGGTGCACTATGGTTTCATATTGAAGACTGAAAGGAATGACTTGGAAGGTGGCATCAAGTATATGAGCGAAGGCATCGCAACCAAGGAGCCAGGCGTCATAGACGGTCGGTTTTACTTGCACCTAGGAGATGCCCTCCAGAGAACTGGACAGAATGATAAG GCCCTGGACGCCTACAAAGAAGGAGTCAAGGAGGGGCTCTTTGCATCTGTTTACCAGCGCTCTCTCTACAGCGTTGACGGCCTGAAAGCTCAGCCATGGTGGGACCCAAAGGAAACACCTTATGCATCAAGTGTGAAG GAGCTGGAAAAGCACTGGATTGACATAAAAAATGAAGCACTCTCTCTAATGACTGACAAAGGTTTTAAACCTGAAGCTGAGAACCTGAGGGACTCGGGAGATTGGAAGCAGTTTGAAATTTTTGCAAGAG GTCATAAGATTGAGAGGAACTGCAGATTGGCTCCTAAAACATGTGCACTCATAAGCCAGATACCAGATGCTGCAGGCTGTAAAAGAGGACAG GCAAAATTTTCTGTCATGCACCCAGGCACCCACGTTTGGGCACATGTGGGGCCAACAAACTGCAGGCTTCGCTCACACCTTGGACTTGTTGTGCCAGCTAAAGTTCGTATCCGAGTTGCCAATGAGACAAG GGAATGGAAAGAAGGCAAAATGCTGATGTTTGACGACTCTTTTGAGCATGAAGTTTGGCACGAAGGGGACAGCTTGCGGCTAGTGCTCATCGTCGACTTCTGGCATCCTGATTTGTCAGCAAGTCAAAAAGCCAGCTTGTCGCCAATCTAG